From Amia ocellicauda isolate fAmiCal2 chromosome 12, fAmiCal2.hap1, whole genome shotgun sequence, a single genomic window includes:
- the LOC136764001 gene encoding mucin-2-like, which produces PTTTTTKTPTTTTTTPPTTTTTTSPTTTTSTTPTTTTTTPPTTTTTTPPTTTTTTTPTTTTKKTPTTTTTTPPTTTTTTSPTTTTTTTTPTKTTTTPPTTTTTKTPTTTTTTPPTTTTTTSPTTTTTKTPTTTTTTPPTTTTTTSSTTTTTTPTTTTTKTPTTTTTTPPTTTTTTSPTTTTSTTPTTTTTTTPTTTTTKTPTTTTTTPLTTTTTTTPTTTTTTTPTSTTTTPPTTTTTTTPTTTTKKTPTTTTTTPPTTTTTTSPTTSTTTTPTTTTTTPPTTTTTTTPTTTTTKTPTTTTTTPPTTTTTTSPTTTTTTTTPTKTTTTPPTTTTTKTPTTTTTTPPTTTTTTSPTTTTTKTPTTTTTTPPTTTTTTSSTTTTTTPTTTTTKTPTTTTTTPPTTTTTTSPTTTTSTTPTTTTTTTPTTTTTKTPTTTTTTPLTTTTTTTPTSNHYHNNNSHYNHNYTSHYHHNYTFHYHHNYNSHHYHNKNSHYHHNYTPHYHHNYKSNHYHNNSRYNHNYTSHYHHNYNSHYYHNKNSHYHHNYKSNHYHINNSHYNHNYKSNHYHNNNSHYNHNYTSHYHHNYTFHYHHNYNSHYYHNKNSHYHHNYNDRTYQVT; this is translated from the exons cccaccactaccacaacaaaaactcccactacaaccacaactacaccccccactaccaccacaactacaagtcCAACCACTACCACATCAACaactcccactacaaccacaactacacctccaactaccaccacaactacacctcccactaccaccacaactacaactcccaccactaccacaaaaaaaactcccactaccaccacaactacaccccccactaccaccacaactacaagtccaaccactaccaccacaactacaactcccactaaaaccacaactacacctcccaccactaccacaacaaaaactcccactaccacaacaactacaccccccactaccaccacaactacaagtccaaccactaccacaacaaaaactcccactaccacaacaactacaccccccactaccaccacaactacaagttccaccaccacaactacaactcccaccactaccacaacaaaaactcccactaccacaacaactacaccccccactaccaccacaactacaagtcCAACCACTACCACATCAACaactcccactacaaccacaactacaactcccaccactaccacaacaaaaactcccactaccacaacaactacacccctcactaccaccacaactacaactcccaccactaccacaacaacaactCCCACTTCCACAACAACTAcacctcccactaccaccacaactacaactcccaccactaccacaaaaaaaactcccactaccaccacaactacaccccccactaccaccacaactacaagtcCAACCACTAGCACAACAACaactcccactacaaccacaactacacctcccactaccaccacaactacaactcccaccactaccacaacaaaaactcccactaccacaacaactacaccccccactaccaccacaactacaagtccaaccactaccaccacaactacaactcccactaaaaccacaactacacctcccaccactaccacaacaaaaactcccactaccacaacaactacaccccccactaccaccacaactacaagtccaaccactaccacaacaaaaactcccactaccacaacaactacaccccccactaccaccacaactacaagttccaccaccacaactacaactcccaccactaccacaacaaaaactcccactaccacaacaactacaccccccactaccaccacaactacaagtcCAACCACTACCACATCAACaactcccactacaaccacaactacaactcccaccactaccacaacaaaaactcccactaccacaacaactacacccctcactaccaccacaactacaactcccacc tccaaccactaccacaacaacaactcccactacaaccacaactacaCCTCCCACTATCACCACAACTACACcttccactaccaccacaactacaactcccaccactaccacaacaaaaactcccactaccaccacaactacacccctcactaccaccacaactacaagtccaaccactaccacaacaactcCCGCTACAACCACAACTAcacctcccactaccaccacaactacaactcccactactaccacaacaaaaactcccactaccaccacaactacaagtcCAACCACTACCACATCAACaactcccactacaaccacaactacaagtccaaccactaccacaacaacaactcccactacaaccacaactacaCCTCCCACTATCACCACAACTACACcttccactaccaccacaactacaactcccactactaccacaacaaaaactcccactaccaccacaactacaa